Genomic window (Aquimarina sp. BL5):
TTGTGTGGCATTTCTTCAGGGTCATAGCCTAGTGTCGTCCAAAATTTTGGGTTCATCCATTCATTTTCTGGGTTTTTTAAATCCCAAAACCATAATCCATCTAAAGCAAATTGTTGTATAAAATTAAAGATTGACTCGTCTTCTTTTATTAACGAATATAATTCCCTCTTCAAATAGTTTTCTTTGGGTGCCACAGACAAAACTGAGGCAGAAGTTGATTTGTACATATCTTAAATTCACGAGAGGGGTAGGTTTAGTATTCTAAAGTTAACTTTATTTTGGGAATTAATACTATGTAGTTTACATAGTATTTTTGTGGTTTTAAAGTATTTTTACTTGTTTTTAGTTCTTTTGTTACTATCGCAATCTATTAACTCTAATTTTAGTTTATTTAGAAAAACAGTTTAGGCAATTCAAGTTATAGTTATCTTATTTTAGAAGTAATAAAAAGGAAAACAATTTTAAAAAATATCAATACATAGAGTTTTGATTAATTGTTATCTTTAAGTTGGATAAAATATAATTGACTATCAGTGAAGCTATCCACTAAATTTTAAAAGACAATAAATAAAGAGTATAAGAAATTAAAAAGTACCCGGAATGGGAGTCGAACCCACACGCCCTAACGGACACATGGCCCTCAACCATGCCTGTCTACCAATTCCAGCATCCGGGTAAATAAATGAAGATGCCTATTTTACAATATACTGTAAAACTAAAAAAGTACCGTAAGAAATACGATACTTTTTAGTGACCAGTCTGGGGCTCGAACCCAGGACCCTCTCCTTAAAAGGGAGATGCTCTACCAACTGAGCTAACTGGTCATGATACATTAATAGTCAAATATTTTTTAAAGAACTTTCGAATAAATAATCCTAAGATTATAATAATTATTCACTTGTTTGTGACCAGTCTGGGGCTCGAACCCAGGACCCTCTCCTTAAAAGGGAGATGCTCTACCAACTGAGCTAACTGGTCATTCAATTTTTTTCCTTGAATGCGGGTGCAAATATACTATCATTAATTTATTTTTCAAGAAGAATTTAATATAAATTTGCTTTTTATTTTAAATGCCCTTTTTTTTCGGCATAAATAACCTAAAATTTAGTTTATGAATATTATTTTATTGGGATATATGGGATGTGGTAAATCTTCGATTGGCAAGGATTTAGCTTCTAAGTTAGAAATGAAATGTCTGGATCTGGATGATTATATAGAAACTCAAGAAAAGAAATCAATAAATCAAATTTTTGAAGATAAAGGAGAAATATATTTCAGAAAAAAAGAAAATTTATATCTAAAAGAGGCACTAGAAACACAAAATAACACTATAATCTCTCTAGGTGGAGGGACTCCTTGTTTTGTAGGAAATCTGGAGATCATAAAAAATAATGAAAATGCTAAAAGCGTTTATTTAAAAACGTCATTACAGGAATTAGTGAATAGGTTATTTTTAGAAAAAGGAAAACGACCCTTAATAGCCCACGTTTCATCTAAAGATGATCTAAAGGATTTTATTCGGAAACACCTTTTTGAACGTTCATTTTATTATAATCAGGCAGAGTATGTAATTTCTACAGATGATAAAGCTGTTGAAGAAATAGCAACCGAGATAAAGAATACCTTATTCTAGTACTGCAAGATCATTTTTACCGAAAGTTACATTTACATGCTCATGTAAAGAAGTAGATAATGAAATACCTTTAAAATCAGCCTTAATAGGATACTTTTTATGATTTCTATTCACGAGGACCGCTGTTTTAAATCTTGTTAGTGGAACATCTAAAAAATGTTTTACTCCATAAGCTAAAGCAGTTCCCGAATTAAGAACATCATCCGCTAGGATAAGAGACTTATTTTCATACACTGATGAGGTGATCGAAGTTTGAACAGTGTTTTGAGGAGCGGATTTATCCATAGTTACCTTACAAAGCGTTACACTAATACTCGAAATGTCTTCTAAAATCTCTTTTAGTCTTTGAGCAAAAATGTATCCGTTTTCTGCAATACCGGCAATAACGATCTCTTTTTCGTTTACATTAGTTTCATAAATTTGATAAGCTATTCTCTTAATCTTATGCTGAATTTGTTCATGAGTAAGAATGATATTATCTTTAGCTTGCATATGTAAACAGTGTTAATTTTTTTTAATTATTCTCAAAGATAAAAAAGAGTTCGTTATCCATACGCGGAGGAATGGAATTATAACATTTTTCTAATTTTTTAATTTTGAAAGACGAAGAGAATAGCGCTAAATATTCCTTTTTATTTCCGCCAAATGGAGGGCCAGTTTTTTCGAAATCATTCTCAAAAAATAAACCAACTAGTTTTCCGTTAGGTTTTAGTAGTGATTTCATTTTAGAAACATACGCTTTTCTTTGATCAGGTAATAAGGCACAGAAAAATGTTTGTTCTATAATGATATCAAATTGGTCTTGTACGCTAAAGAAATCTTCATACAGTATTTGAGATTTTGGAAAATTAGGTTGCTTTTCTTCAAATTTGTTAAGTGTCTCTTTTACAAAATCTAGAATGTATAGGTTTTTAAATCCCATTTCAAATAAAAGTATTGCTTCGTAAGCATTTCCACATCCCGGAATTAATATTTTAAGGTCTTTGTTATCTAATTGATTAAAATATGATATAATCGGAGGGGATGCATATCCAATATCCCAACCTGTTTGATGTAGTTTGTATTTATTACTCCAGAAATGCGCATCTAATTTCATTCTTCACTATCCTTATCAGTAGGTTCTTCAAACCAATCATCGATATCCCTTCTGTCTTTTTTAGTTGGTCTACCAGTGCCTCTTTTTCTGTAATAGTCTTTGGAGTAGTTTAAAAGATCTAATTTTTGCAACGCTTC
Coding sequences:
- a CDS encoding shikimate kinase, whose product is MNIILLGYMGCGKSSIGKDLASKLEMKCLDLDDYIETQEKKSINQIFEDKGEIYFRKKENLYLKEALETQNNTIISLGGGTPCFVGNLEIIKNNENAKSVYLKTSLQELVNRLFLEKGKRPLIAHVSSKDDLKDFIRKHLFERSFYYNQAEYVISTDDKAVEEIATEIKNTLF
- a CDS encoding phosphoribosyltransferase family protein; the protein is MQAKDNIILTHEQIQHKIKRIAYQIYETNVNEKEIVIAGIAENGYIFAQRLKEILEDISSISVTLCKVTMDKSAPQNTVQTSITSSVYENKSLILADDVLNSGTALAYGVKHFLDVPLTRFKTAVLVNRNHKKYPIKADFKGISLSTSLHEHVNVTFGKNDLAVLE
- a CDS encoding methyltransferase domain-containing protein, translated to MKLDAHFWSNKYKLHQTGWDIGYASPPIISYFNQLDNKDLKILIPGCGNAYEAILLFEMGFKNLYILDFVKETLNKFEEKQPNFPKSQILYEDFFSVQDQFDIIIEQTFFCALLPDQRKAYVSKMKSLLKPNGKLVGLFFENDFEKTGPPFGGNKKEYLALFSSSFKIKKLEKCYNSIPPRMDNELFFIFENN